One Elephas maximus indicus isolate mEleMax1 chromosome 16, mEleMax1 primary haplotype, whole genome shotgun sequence DNA window includes the following coding sequences:
- the ZNF32 gene encoding zinc finger protein 32 isoform X1: MFGFPTATLLDCHGRYAQNVAFFNVMTEAHHKYDHSEATGSSSWDFQNSFRREKLEQKSPDSKTLPEDSSGVRQKVYDCQECGKSFRQKGSLTLHERIHTGQKPFECTHCGKSFRAKGNLVTHQRIHTGEKPYECKECGKSFSQRGSLAVHERLHTGQKPYECIICQRSFRNQSNLAVHRRVHSGEKPYRCDQCGKAFSQKGSLIVHIRVHTGLKPYACSQCRKSFHTRGNCILHGKIHTGETPYLCGQCGKSFTQRGSLAVHQRSCSQRLTL, encoded by the exons ATGTTTGGATTTCCAACAGCTACCCTGCTGGACTGTCATGGAAGATATGCCCAGAATGTAGCATTTTTCA ATGTGATGACAGAAGCCCACCACAAATATGATCACTCTGAGGCCACAGGATCCTCAAGCTGGGATTTCCAGAATTCTTTCAGAAGAGAGAAGCTGGAACAAAAATCCCCAGATTCTAAGACACTTCCTGAAGATTCATCTGGAGTGAGACAGAAGGTCTATGATTGCCAAGAATGTGGAAAATCCTTTAGGCAAAAAGGTAGTCTAACGTTACATGAGAGAATCCACACTGGTCAGAAGCCCTTTGAGTGTACACATTGTGGAAAAAGCTTCAGGGCCAAAGGAAATCTTGTTACACATCAGCGAATACACACAGGAGAGAAGCCGTATGAGTGCAAGGAGTGTGGGAAAAGCTTTAGTCAACGAGGCAGTCTGGCTGTTCATGAGAGACTCCACACTGGACAGAAACCCTATGAGTGTATCATTTGTCAAAGAAGCTTCAGGAATCAAAGTAACCTTGCTGTTCATAGAAGAGTTCACAGTGGTGAGAAGCCCTACAGATGTGatcaatgtggaaaagccttcagtCAGAAAGGAAGCTTAATTGTTCACATCAGGGTCCACACAGGCCTGAAACCCTATGCCTGTTCACAGTGCAGGAAGAGTTTCCACACTAGGGGGAACTGTATTCTGCATGGCAAAATCCACACAGGAGAGACACCCTATCTGTGTGGCCAATGTGGAAAAAGCTTCACTCAAAGAGGGAGTCTGGCTGTGCACCAGCGAAGCTGCTCACAGAGGCTCACTCTTTGA
- the ZNF32 gene encoding zinc finger protein 32 isoform X2 encodes MTEAHHKYDHSEATGSSSWDFQNSFRREKLEQKSPDSKTLPEDSSGVRQKVYDCQECGKSFRQKGSLTLHERIHTGQKPFECTHCGKSFRAKGNLVTHQRIHTGEKPYECKECGKSFSQRGSLAVHERLHTGQKPYECIICQRSFRNQSNLAVHRRVHSGEKPYRCDQCGKAFSQKGSLIVHIRVHTGLKPYACSQCRKSFHTRGNCILHGKIHTGETPYLCGQCGKSFTQRGSLAVHQRSCSQRLTL; translated from the coding sequence ATGACAGAAGCCCACCACAAATATGATCACTCTGAGGCCACAGGATCCTCAAGCTGGGATTTCCAGAATTCTTTCAGAAGAGAGAAGCTGGAACAAAAATCCCCAGATTCTAAGACACTTCCTGAAGATTCATCTGGAGTGAGACAGAAGGTCTATGATTGCCAAGAATGTGGAAAATCCTTTAGGCAAAAAGGTAGTCTAACGTTACATGAGAGAATCCACACTGGTCAGAAGCCCTTTGAGTGTACACATTGTGGAAAAAGCTTCAGGGCCAAAGGAAATCTTGTTACACATCAGCGAATACACACAGGAGAGAAGCCGTATGAGTGCAAGGAGTGTGGGAAAAGCTTTAGTCAACGAGGCAGTCTGGCTGTTCATGAGAGACTCCACACTGGACAGAAACCCTATGAGTGTATCATTTGTCAAAGAAGCTTCAGGAATCAAAGTAACCTTGCTGTTCATAGAAGAGTTCACAGTGGTGAGAAGCCCTACAGATGTGatcaatgtggaaaagccttcagtCAGAAAGGAAGCTTAATTGTTCACATCAGGGTCCACACAGGCCTGAAACCCTATGCCTGTTCACAGTGCAGGAAGAGTTTCCACACTAGGGGGAACTGTATTCTGCATGGCAAAATCCACACAGGAGAGACACCCTATCTGTGTGGCCAATGTGGAAAAAGCTTCACTCAAAGAGGGAGTCTGGCTGTGCACCAGCGAAGCTGCTCACAGAGGCTCACTCTTTGA